Proteins encoded together in one Thalassotalea crassostreae window:
- a CDS encoding GDSL-type esterase/lipase family protein, which produces MFDITMIGSSIFEFWGQPKWGQLRISNCAVRSTQSEDWLNYDLTNLPASNHILVYCGSNDLIFDKSATQIIGNVCTLLDKLAEHFPNARLGYFSIMLCPQKSQAKQLQIINDINQQIANYCHYKYDYFDFNDFIDNDDKWFVEDGLHLTEQAYTMLNEKLTPILTQWAKQNSKATKFNDN; this is translated from the coding sequence ATGTTCGACATCACGATGATTGGTAGCAGTATATTTGAGTTTTGGGGACAACCCAAGTGGGGCCAATTAAGGATTTCAAATTGTGCCGTTCGAAGCACTCAGTCTGAAGATTGGTTAAATTATGATTTAACCAATTTACCAGCGTCAAACCACATTCTTGTTTACTGTGGCAGTAACGACCTTATCTTTGATAAATCAGCAACGCAAATTATCGGTAACGTTTGCACACTGCTCGATAAGCTCGCCGAACATTTTCCAAATGCTCGATTGGGATACTTTTCGATTATGTTGTGCCCACAAAAATCTCAAGCCAAGCAATTGCAAATCATTAACGATATTAACCAACAAATAGCGAACTATTGTCATTATAAATATGACTATTTTGATTTTAATGACTTTATCGATAATGACGATAAATGGTTTGTAGAAGACGGCCTTCATTTAACCGAACAAGCTTATACGATGTTGAATGAAAAGCTAACACCAATCCTGACCCAGTGGGCCAAACAAAATTCAAAAGCAACTAAATTCAACGATAACTAA
- a CDS encoding SDR family NAD(P)-dependent oxidoreductase, which translates to MNHLFSIDNKVAIVTGGSRGIGKMISQGLVEQGCKVYITARNQTELEATANELNELAGKQLCLPIHADLSTMQGIMTFVEAIKTKEKKIDILINNAGATWGAQYSEFPEVGWDKVMNLNAKAPFFVTQQLLDVLAESATAEEPARVINIASINAFNNPRMTNYSYAASKAAVVQLTRHLAADLVDKNININAIAPGFFLSKMTEYSIENKDQQTFVKNMVPKGRLGNKDDICGAVIYLSSKASNWMTGHTLVLDGGVIAASGFGEYGDFI; encoded by the coding sequence ATGAATCACTTATTTTCTATCGATAACAAAGTAGCCATAGTTACAGGCGGCTCTCGTGGTATCGGAAAAATGATCAGTCAAGGTCTAGTAGAACAAGGTTGTAAGGTCTACATTACGGCTCGTAATCAAACCGAACTTGAGGCTACAGCTAACGAACTTAACGAGTTGGCAGGTAAGCAATTATGTCTTCCAATTCATGCCGATTTGTCGACAATGCAAGGCATAATGACGTTTGTTGAAGCGATTAAAACGAAAGAGAAGAAAATTGATATCTTAATTAATAATGCCGGCGCTACTTGGGGTGCGCAATACTCTGAATTTCCGGAAGTTGGTTGGGATAAAGTAATGAACCTTAATGCAAAGGCACCGTTTTTTGTGACTCAACAATTACTTGATGTCTTGGCTGAGTCAGCAACTGCAGAAGAGCCCGCTAGAGTAATCAACATAGCTTCAATAAATGCATTCAACAATCCAAGAATGACAAATTATTCTTATGCTGCGAGCAAAGCGGCAGTTGTACAATTAACCCGGCATTTAGCAGCGGATCTAGTTGATAAAAATATTAATATCAATGCAATTGCACCAGGATTTTTTCTTAGCAAAATGACTGAATATTCGATTGAAAATAAAGACCAACAAACATTCGTCAAAAATATGGTACCCAAAGGTCGATTAGGCAATAAAGATGACATCTGTGGTGCGGTTATTTATTTGTCGTCAAAAGCATCAAATTGGATGACGGGACATACCTTAGTACTCGACGGCGGTGTTATTGCTGCTAGCGGATTTGGTGAATACGGTGACTTTATTTAA
- a CDS encoding HAD family hydrolase: MQKNKYIRAVIWLSLVFTFNWSAVAKDPLPSWNDGVSKQTIINFVERVTDPENPDFVAKGDRIATFDNDGTLWAEQPLYAQLMFAIERIHVLAEKYPEWKTKQPFSLILKGDIKGALSAGDDAVMDIVMAANAGMTNEQYTEIVKEWMGRATHPVSKKKFSEMIYQPMLELINYLKVNDFKNYIVSGGGIEFIRAWSDLVYGIPAEQIVGTIMVTKYEEVDGKRVIVRYPEMSFYNNKHNKVIGISNHIGKRPIAAFGNSDGDIQMLQYTTSGQGARLGMIIHHTDEKREWAYDRKSKIGHLSKGLDMAKELGWTVVDMKNEWKSIYPNSN; the protein is encoded by the coding sequence GCTGTTATATGGCTTAGTTTAGTGTTTACTTTTAACTGGTCTGCGGTAGCGAAAGATCCATTGCCATCATGGAATGACGGAGTTAGTAAACAAACAATCATTAACTTTGTTGAACGTGTTACCGACCCTGAAAATCCGGATTTTGTGGCTAAAGGTGATCGCATTGCAACGTTTGATAATGACGGTACATTGTGGGCAGAGCAACCTTTATACGCACAGCTTATGTTTGCCATAGAGCGTATCCATGTGCTTGCGGAAAAATACCCTGAATGGAAAACCAAGCAACCTTTCTCTTTGATATTAAAGGGAGATATTAAAGGGGCTCTTAGTGCTGGTGACGATGCTGTAATGGATATTGTCATGGCAGCGAATGCTGGCATGACTAATGAACAATACACTGAAATTGTGAAAGAGTGGATGGGTCGTGCGACACATCCGGTAAGCAAAAAAAAGTTTAGTGAGATGATATATCAACCAATGTTGGAGTTGATTAACTACTTAAAAGTAAATGACTTTAAAAATTACATTGTATCTGGTGGAGGCATTGAGTTTATTAGGGCCTGGTCAGATCTTGTCTACGGCATCCCCGCAGAGCAAATCGTCGGCACAATTATGGTAACTAAGTACGAAGAAGTTGATGGTAAGAGAGTCATTGTTCGTTACCCAGAAATGAGCTTTTATAACAATAAACACAATAAAGTTATTGGCATAAGCAATCATATTGGCAAACGCCCAATTGCTGCTTTTGGTAATTCAGATGGCGATATTCAGATGCTGCAATATACAACTTCCGGTCAAGGCGCTCGTTTAGGTATGATTATTCATCATACCGATGAAAAACGAGAGTGGGCATACGATCGAAAGTCAAAAATCGGCCATTTAAGTAAAGGTTTAGATATGGCCAAGGAGCTTGGTTGGACAGTAGTAGATATGAAAAATGAATGGAAAAGCATTTACCCCAATAGCAATTAA